From a single Lewinella sp. LCG006 genomic region:
- a CDS encoding DUF262 domain-containing protein → MKISFTEVLKNKIEIPIIQRDYAQGRKDDKTSKIRRDFLDVIFESIATILNSSAKKKLELDFIYGFNQEGDNYKTFTPIDGQQRLTTLWLLYWFVSAKENVAVDEKAFLTNFVYETRHSTTVFCDKLLDFQPGFENRSIKAEVMNQPWYFDTWDYDPSIQAMLVVLEEIEVRYTALGEDDIWNILENENCPFYFYKLDMDKVGLSDDLYIKMNSRGKALTEFEYFKAGFSDIITDENLKQRFEDSVDREWMDCIWKVVKESEFYNTEIDIALTVDNSFLNFFNYFTYVLALKNDLPYKDTVESLAVIKEIYKDEKNLLFLFDILDAIVEQQNSNSTFWDSIFYYDNQDFDHSKTRLFFPHEDKDLLHRCLLYYDVGRGLSYPEQLLLYACLIHLKGSSENFPKNIRIVRNLVANSENELRERVLGKSFSELEAFILDEDLEKVKNFKTDQIEEEKGKRRFITQNPPMEKVINSLEDSDIFRGCISIFDLDDSLNERAPKFLNIFDEEEIKTDFINRSNLLLCFGDYSQKEGNWYNLLSPARVTLRRFFTTPGYGKEKQIFSNTKPVLMECLDFFIQNSSISIEQHLDSTLSAYESKPKDWKYYFLKYPSFRIECHDGYYWWNEDTEYELWKMRRKRFNGFNWQPYLYEIVTMINSEDVRLENYNFPLDLSNGRERVNISTIEKGFLFKDEDEDNNANSLIQQLIEDEIITEEGLLEVEQNDEGLDLEDRIVKLKEVIQDILNND, encoded by the coding sequence ATGAAGATTAGCTTTACAGAAGTACTCAAGAACAAAATAGAAATTCCGATCATTCAGCGAGATTATGCACAAGGGCGTAAGGATGATAAAACATCCAAGATTAGAAGAGATTTTTTAGATGTAATTTTTGAGTCCATTGCCACGATCCTCAATAGTTCAGCAAAGAAAAAGCTAGAATTAGATTTCATCTATGGGTTTAACCAAGAAGGGGATAACTATAAAACATTTACGCCAATTGATGGCCAGCAGCGGTTGACTACGCTTTGGCTATTGTACTGGTTTGTTTCTGCTAAAGAGAATGTTGCAGTAGATGAAAAAGCTTTCTTGACTAACTTTGTTTACGAGACCAGGCATAGTACTACCGTCTTTTGCGACAAACTACTTGACTTTCAGCCAGGATTTGAGAATCGCAGCATTAAAGCTGAGGTAATGAATCAACCCTGGTACTTTGATACATGGGATTACGACCCGAGTATTCAAGCAATGTTGGTTGTCTTAGAGGAGATCGAAGTACGTTACACAGCGCTGGGGGAGGATGATATTTGGAATATTTTAGAAAATGAAAATTGTCCATTCTACTTCTATAAGCTGGATATGGACAAAGTTGGATTATCTGATGATCTTTATATAAAAATGAATTCGCGCGGTAAGGCGCTAACAGAGTTCGAATATTTTAAAGCAGGTTTTTCGGATATTATTACCGATGAGAATTTAAAACAGCGCTTTGAAGATTCCGTTGACCGGGAATGGATGGATTGTATTTGGAAAGTTGTTAAAGAAAGTGAATTCTATAACACGGAGATAGATATTGCATTGACGGTAGATAATAGTTTCTTGAACTTCTTCAACTACTTCACCTATGTGCTGGCACTAAAGAATGATTTACCTTACAAAGACACGGTAGAATCCTTAGCGGTAATCAAGGAGATATACAAGGATGAAAAAAATCTACTATTTCTATTCGATATTTTAGACGCAATTGTTGAACAACAAAACAGTAATAGTACTTTTTGGGATAGTATTTTTTACTACGATAATCAGGATTTTGACCACTCAAAAACACGGTTATTTTTTCCGCACGAAGACAAAGACTTGTTGCATAGATGCTTGCTGTACTATGATGTCGGACGTGGATTGTCCTATCCTGAACAGCTCTTATTGTATGCTTGCTTAATTCACTTAAAAGGCAGCAGTGAAAATTTTCCTAAGAATATTCGAATTGTCAGAAACCTTGTAGCTAACTCCGAAAACGAATTAAGGGAACGTGTATTAGGAAAGAGTTTCAGTGAATTAGAGGCGTTTATTCTAGACGAGGACTTGGAAAAGGTAAAGAATTTCAAAACAGATCAAATAGAAGAAGAGAAGGGAAAAAGAAGATTCATTACTCAGAATCCACCTATGGAAAAGGTTATTAACAGCTTAGAGGATAGTGACATTTTTCGAGGCTGTATCTCTATTTTTGATTTGGATGATAGCTTAAATGAAAGGGCACCAAAGTTTCTGAATATTTTTGACGAGGAAGAAATAAAAACTGACTTCATCAACAGAAGTAATCTGCTATTGTGCTTTGGTGATTACTCTCAGAAAGAAGGGAACTGGTATAATTTACTTTCTCCGGCAAGAGTAACGCTTAGACGATTTTTCACTACTCCCGGGTACGGGAAGGAAAAGCAAATATTCTCTAATACCAAACCGGTATTGATGGAGTGCTTAGATTTTTTTATACAAAATTCCTCCATTTCTATTGAGCAACATCTGGACAGTACACTGAGTGCTTATGAGAGTAAACCTAAAGACTGGAAATACTATTTCTTAAAATATCCATCCTTTCGGATAGAGTGTCACGATGGATATTACTGGTGGAATGAAGATACAGAATACGAATTGTGGAAGATGAGAAGAAAGCGTTTCAATGGTTTCAATTGGCAGCCTTATTTATACGAAATTGTAACAATGATAAATTCAGAAGACGTTAGATTGGAAAATTATAACTTCCCGTTAGATCTCTCTAATGGGCGAGAACGAGTTAATATTTCAACTATTGAAAAAGGCTTTTTATTTAAAGACGAAGATGAAGATAATAACGCTAATTCGCTTATTCAGCAATTAATCGAAGATGAAATAATTACAGAGGAAGGGTTACTGGAAGTAGAGCAGAACGATGAAGGGCTCGACTTAGAAGACCGAATAGTGAAACTCAAAGAAGTCATTCAGGATATCCTGAATAATGATTAA
- a CDS encoding LytTR family transcriptional regulator DNA-binding domain-containing protein, which produces MKRVLKFLFNAARTLSLILILGLLGLSFYLSLDEQRERDFYQALEKYEDRQAEFSGDDSDDEMRIMAIDEPALSNYEAQKVQIPVKGGSAYLRPSQIMYIHAGSPVTIVMNNDSTIATTESLTRLDRMLQDVDGGYFFRTKSTILNCSYVLQFTREGSEYRGRYTYQHVAKMEDGEQINVSKEKADELSELLDNLTF; this is translated from the coding sequence ATGAAACGTGTTCTGAAGTTCCTATTTAACGCTGCTCGCACTTTAAGCTTAATCCTGATCCTGGGCTTGCTGGGCCTATCCTTCTACCTCTCATTGGATGAACAGCGGGAGCGGGATTTTTATCAGGCGCTGGAAAAATACGAAGACCGCCAAGCGGAATTTTCCGGCGATGATAGTGATGACGAAATGAGGATTATGGCCATCGATGAGCCGGCGCTTTCCAACTACGAGGCACAGAAGGTCCAAATTCCGGTTAAGGGAGGATCTGCGTACTTACGTCCTTCCCAAATCATGTACATCCATGCCGGTTCTCCAGTTACGATTGTTATGAACAACGATAGTACAATAGCAACGACAGAGAGCCTTACCCGCCTCGATCGAATGCTGCAGGATGTAGATGGGGGCTACTTCTTTCGGACCAAGAGTACTATTCTCAATTGTAGCTATGTGCTCCAATTTACACGAGAAGGCTCAGAATATAGGGGCCGATACACTTATCAACATGTCGCCAAAATGGAGGACGGCGAACAAATAAATGTTTCCAAAGAAAAAGCAGACGAGCTATCCGAGCTGCTGGATAATCTGACGTTTTGA
- a CDS encoding tetratricopeptide repeat protein, which yields MDTFTLISIIASLASIIGLILAFRNKTSNKNTETKIINTGEGNVAVGKHINQGVINKITNLLNLPKSIVIPIVLLLSALLAYGGNILWSQHLIKMEDKHLNFCDTEDTVYTIVIYPFLSYAESVAGSYDFQSAIMDELNEIKHKYNLPLEVAMFKTNKYFSRGAIQDNIKEISKRCVNFAVWGYYSDAPQGSNQPPANMHLAIVDPSIFMGMAAQHQEIDLKAINPIEFRQEKGIRQIKDLVLLIGAIAAYDQGNFKTADELFDQIEVKQMGNDCEAVANYLYWSRLLWYIGQCKRSDFFASRARTISDSLYCSNFTRAQALEQLGNIQAAYHGNAPKAIELIEQAIMEVNKAPGTSADTILPFYYNSLATAHFSNRDMHKARNAQEESLHLLEAKGQLSRVDSMLKATGLVNLSSMDMEVRNMDKAKARLDEALCIEERVYPQIHPSIAQTLNLFSKYYLLIGDFPQALEYQIRILEIRKALLPPGHFQLGHAYHNIAFILKSSPSKLEEALRYGKKTVQNFAAQEPIDTLALATAHSTLHSIYMQLGEHDQAYEHLNESRRLKLILLNNDPLHWEFLKSHFDQTEYYYATKDYKRATKSVDSALIIAHKLYERGAAATEDLIVLTDSKIKMLAKSGECEAAEKLMPTLQQYIASLDEASQSREIHNQALVLLTYAHCARDLALAQQQIKILDAYFEQQKTPLAPSLKVDKATAYHTFADLHYQLGNKDQAASLNKIALALVKGVIPQKNYKSRDIYELQQRLNEPVF from the coding sequence ATGGACACTTTCACTTTGATTTCAATTATCGCAAGCCTAGCTTCAATTATTGGCCTTATTCTTGCCTTTCGGAACAAAACTTCTAATAAGAACACTGAAACTAAAATAATCAATACTGGCGAAGGAAACGTGGCCGTTGGCAAACATATTAACCAAGGGGTCATTAATAAAATAACTAATCTCTTAAATTTGCCTAAATCCATTGTGATACCGATTGTTCTCTTACTGTCCGCTTTATTAGCTTATGGTGGAAACATTTTGTGGAGTCAGCATCTCATAAAAATGGAGGACAAACACCTTAATTTTTGCGACACAGAGGACACTGTTTACACCATTGTAATTTATCCATTTTTGTCTTACGCTGAATCTGTAGCGGGAAGCTATGATTTTCAAAGCGCAATCATGGATGAACTGAATGAGATCAAGCATAAGTACAATCTACCTTTGGAGGTAGCGATGTTCAAAACCAATAAATACTTCTCACGTGGAGCAATCCAGGATAATATAAAAGAGATAAGCAAGCGCTGCGTGAATTTTGCGGTATGGGGTTACTACTCAGATGCCCCACAAGGCTCTAATCAACCTCCGGCTAACATGCATCTGGCCATTGTAGATCCTTCTATATTTATGGGAATGGCCGCTCAACACCAAGAAATTGATCTTAAGGCAATCAACCCCATCGAATTTCGTCAGGAAAAGGGAATTAGACAAATAAAAGACTTGGTTCTCCTTATTGGTGCCATTGCGGCCTATGACCAAGGAAATTTCAAAACAGCAGATGAGTTATTCGATCAGATTGAAGTCAAACAAATGGGCAACGATTGTGAAGCAGTAGCCAATTATTTATATTGGTCAAGATTACTCTGGTATATTGGACAGTGCAAACGCTCCGATTTTTTTGCCTCTCGGGCTAGAACAATTAGTGATAGTTTGTATTGTTCAAACTTTACTAGGGCACAAGCATTAGAGCAACTAGGTAATATTCAAGCTGCTTATCATGGCAATGCCCCCAAAGCTATTGAATTGATAGAACAGGCTATAATGGAGGTAAATAAAGCGCCAGGCACTTCCGCAGATACCATTCTGCCATTTTATTATAACAGCTTAGCTACCGCCCATTTCTCAAATAGGGACATGCACAAAGCACGGAATGCCCAAGAAGAATCACTCCACCTTTTGGAAGCCAAAGGTCAATTATCAAGAGTAGACAGCATGCTTAAGGCGACAGGATTGGTAAATCTATCATCAATGGATATGGAAGTTAGAAATATGGATAAAGCTAAGGCCCGTTTAGATGAAGCCCTATGCATAGAAGAGCGGGTTTATCCGCAAATCCACCCCTCCATTGCGCAGACCCTCAATCTCTTTTCCAAGTACTATCTTCTCATCGGGGATTTCCCACAGGCCTTAGAGTACCAAATCCGAATCTTAGAGATCAGGAAAGCCTTGCTTCCTCCTGGTCATTTTCAACTAGGGCACGCCTATCATAATATTGCTTTCATCTTAAAAAGTAGCCCGAGTAAACTCGAAGAGGCACTTCGTTATGGGAAAAAAACAGTCCAAAATTTTGCCGCACAAGAGCCCATAGATACTCTTGCTCTAGCCACAGCCCACAGTACACTGCACAGCATCTATATGCAGCTCGGTGAACATGACCAAGCATATGAGCATCTAAATGAGTCGAGAAGACTTAAGCTAATCTTGTTAAACAACGATCCATTACATTGGGAATTTTTAAAAAGTCATTTTGACCAGACTGAATACTATTACGCCACAAAAGATTACAAAAGGGCCACAAAGTCAGTCGATTCGGCCCTGATTATTGCTCACAAGTTATACGAGCGAGGGGCTGCAGCAACCGAAGATTTGATTGTGCTGACAGATAGTAAAATTAAAATGTTAGCTAAATCTGGAGAATGTGAGGCAGCAGAAAAACTCATGCCCACCCTCCAACAATACATAGCTTCGCTAGATGAAGCCTCACAGTCAAGAGAAATACACAATCAAGCTTTAGTCCTACTTACTTACGCTCACTGTGCGAGAGATTTAGCCTTGGCTCAACAGCAAATAAAAATACTAGACGCGTATTTTGAGCAGCAAAAAACACCTCTTGCTCCCAGTCTGAAGGTGGATAAAGCGACGGCTTATCACACATTCGCAGATTTGCATTACCAATTGGGGAACAAAGATCAAGCGGCATCACTCAACAAAATAGCATTAGCTTTAGTGAAAGGAGTTATACCGCAAAAAAACTATAAATCCAGAGACATTTACGAGCTACAACAGCGTTTAAACGAGCCGGTATTTTGA
- a CDS encoding T9SS type A sorting domain-containing protein, producing MKNQKNLKSFIVEILISYLLFFITPLSLLGQSSSLNINIFPPNEIIDFDQQGVNGFDIDYQLFGSQSGAGAASAIITYYYCNSNNTVCRFIDDRTVTLGCNSGLCIPQGGQQTHYIARTQLPPDFEETCFSGDHYIVAVLTRNTGTQVLNTNPTAPVVFAHSKPDFIPLNVTVAPNPNIPGQAVITCTIINNGVCPGSTQATVWLTPDAGAPILFNVPFENVGVPVTVSVTIDDLDIGTFYDATLTVDVYNNSMESNETNNVLTLNNVYVVPIPMEIESFVPSSALVNSVITITGTSGFTTQGDFLDVYRAFLGGTEIEIVATSEDEMQVRIPYYEMTDFITLQTIYGTTVVSSNEFTILCSPDFADIENGTIPFPWDTENPDNDLSFQVYSSGGANGSAKSILMNHWIYPTIGALDFIIIPHVCVDNSPEWYLQFDVAYTYYDDGNISFVDNLIIGDLSTGDIIDFINGEELATAPAQATFFEPSTDDWVTREIPLSSLINNGQRELYLTLVTQNGNGNAMYLDNIRVANFSILPVEYASIKATPAGNTIEVHWSTVTESGNAYFIVETSTDGRTFTQIGTVAGAGTSSTLQNYLFTDYTPEPGLNYYRLLQVDFDGQEAYSEIVSATYNTGRDYVEIAPNPGNGYLSINSSLEDDLIVQILDYSGRVINRIDNFTGPYLDLSNLPDGIYVLQVTNGVSWYSFKYLKQAG from the coding sequence ATGAAGAATCAAAAAAATCTTAAATCATTTATTGTAGAAATACTAATTTCTTATCTCCTTTTTTTTATAACCCCCTTAAGCCTACTTGGCCAATCATCTTCATTAAACATAAATATATTCCCTCCTAATGAGATAATAGATTTTGATCAACAAGGTGTCAACGGATTTGATATAGATTACCAATTATTTGGTAGTCAATCTGGTGCAGGAGCAGCATCAGCCATTATTACTTATTACTATTGTAATTCTAATAATACTGTATGTCGTTTTATCGACGATAGAACCGTAACCCTTGGCTGTAATTCGGGGCTATGTATTCCACAAGGAGGACAACAAACTCACTATATTGCTCGTACACAGCTTCCACCTGATTTTGAAGAGACATGTTTTTCAGGTGATCATTACATTGTTGCTGTCTTAACAAGAAATACTGGCACTCAAGTTTTGAACACGAACCCTACAGCCCCTGTCGTATTTGCACACTCCAAACCCGATTTTATCCCTTTAAATGTGACTGTAGCTCCTAACCCTAATATTCCTGGGCAAGCCGTAATAACTTGCACTATAATAAATAATGGTGTGTGCCCAGGATCTACTCAAGCTACAGTGTGGCTTACTCCTGATGCTGGTGCACCTATTCTCTTTAATGTACCATTTGAGAACGTTGGAGTACCAGTGACCGTTTCAGTAACAATTGATGATTTAGATATTGGAACATTCTACGATGCTACATTAACTGTAGATGTATACAACAATAGCATGGAAAGTAATGAGACCAATAATGTCCTTACACTTAATAATGTCTATGTTGTCCCAATTCCAATGGAGATTGAAAGCTTTGTTCCGTCTTCCGCACTAGTTAATTCCGTAATCACCATAACGGGAACTTCAGGATTTACAACTCAAGGAGATTTCTTAGATGTCTACCGAGCATTTTTAGGAGGAACAGAAATTGAAATTGTTGCTACCAGTGAAGATGAAATGCAGGTGAGAATACCCTATTATGAAATGACCGATTTTATCACTTTACAAACAATTTACGGGACGACAGTAGTAAGCTCTAATGAATTCACTATTCTTTGTTCCCCTGATTTTGCTGATATTGAGAACGGGACTATACCTTTTCCGTGGGACACAGAGAACCCCGATAATGATCTGAGCTTTCAAGTCTATAGCAGTGGAGGCGCAAATGGTAGCGCAAAGAGTATCCTTATGAATCACTGGATATACCCGACTATTGGTGCTCTTGACTTTATCATCATTCCCCACGTTTGTGTTGACAATAGTCCAGAATGGTACCTACAGTTCGATGTGGCCTACACGTATTATGATGATGGGAATATTAGCTTTGTTGATAATCTTATTATTGGAGACTTGTCTACTGGCGATATCATTGATTTTATTAATGGAGAAGAGTTAGCTACTGCACCAGCTCAAGCTACCTTCTTTGAACCAAGTACCGATGACTGGGTGACTCGTGAAATCCCCCTCTCAAGCTTAATTAACAATGGGCAGAGAGAACTATACCTGACTTTAGTTACCCAAAATGGAAATGGGAACGCTATGTATCTTGATAATATTCGTGTTGCAAATTTTTCTATTCTACCGGTAGAGTATGCAAGTATAAAAGCGACCCCAGCTGGCAATACAATTGAAGTACATTGGTCAACCGTAACGGAATCTGGTAATGCGTATTTCATCGTCGAAACCTCAACAGATGGGAGAACTTTTACACAAATTGGAACTGTAGCGGGTGCTGGAACCAGTTCAACACTTCAGAACTACCTTTTCACCGACTACACCCCAGAACCTGGCCTAAATTACTATCGACTTTTACAGGTTGATTTCGATGGTCAGGAAGCGTATAGTGAAATAGTTAGTGCTACCTATAATACTGGAAGAGATTATGTAGAAATTGCACCCAATCCCGGAAATGGTTATTTAAGTATCAACTCAAGTCTTGAGGATGACTTGATTGTTCAGATTTTGGATTACTCTGGAAGAGTCATAAATCGTATCGATAATTTCACTGGCCCTTATTTGGACTTATCTAATTTACCTGATGGTATCTACGTCTTGCAAGTAACCAACGGTGTAAGCTGGTACTCCTTTAAGTACCTCAAGCAAGCTGGATAG
- a CDS encoding HipA domain-containing protein, protein MSRPVIKNCPGTLAPGHDTYSATALKRVFNGRRLSPFLPYASPSSTEGLGEPFADNQRSISISGVQEKFSVILDKNHLRLTEADEQGTHILKPIPRAGRFAEQMPANEHLTMQIARQVFGIETAENALIFFNDGAPAYLTKRFDVSADGHKIAQEDFASLAGRTPQTHGEDYKYQGHYYELFELLKKHVPAYKVEALKLFKLILFNYLFSNGDAHFKNFSLSETPLGDFILSPAYDLLNSRIHIDDADFALAQGLIPDRLKKGGVLGHFHILGELAGLTKQQITRILKQLTSQQEKVLGLIQASFLDEARKRSYQQHYEGRVKKLGWEN, encoded by the coding sequence ATGAGCAGGCCCGTGATCAAGAACTGCCCCGGCACCCTGGCACCTGGACATGACACCTACAGCGCGACGGCACTCAAGCGGGTGTTCAACGGACGGCGACTATCGCCCTTTCTTCCTTATGCCTCCCCCTCTAGTACAGAGGGTCTTGGCGAGCCATTTGCCGATAACCAGCGTAGCATCTCTATCTCCGGGGTGCAGGAGAAGTTTTCGGTTATCCTGGACAAGAACCACCTGCGCCTCACCGAAGCCGACGAGCAAGGCACCCACATCCTCAAGCCAATTCCCAGAGCGGGTAGATTCGCCGAGCAGATGCCCGCCAATGAACACCTTACCATGCAAATTGCTCGTCAGGTATTCGGCATAGAGACGGCGGAAAATGCTTTGATCTTTTTCAATGACGGTGCCCCCGCCTACCTCACCAAACGCTTTGATGTGAGTGCCGATGGCCACAAGATCGCCCAGGAAGATTTCGCCTCCCTGGCCGGTCGCACCCCGCAAACCCACGGTGAAGATTACAAGTACCAGGGCCATTACTACGAGCTGTTTGAGCTTTTGAAAAAACATGTCCCCGCCTATAAAGTCGAGGCGTTAAAGTTGTTTAAACTCATCCTGTTCAACTACCTTTTCTCTAATGGAGACGCACACTTCAAAAACTTTTCACTGAGCGAAACCCCCTTGGGCGATTTCATCCTCAGCCCGGCCTACGACCTGCTCAACAGTCGAATACATATTGACGATGCTGACTTTGCACTAGCCCAAGGCCTAATCCCTGATCGACTGAAAAAAGGTGGTGTTTTGGGGCATTTTCACATCCTAGGTGAGTTGGCTGGATTAACAAAACAACAGATCACTCGCATCCTAAAACAGTTGACGTCTCAACAGGAGAAGGTCTTAGGGCTGATTCAGGCTTCTTTTTTGGATGAGGCAAGGAAGCGGAGTTATCAGCAGCATTATGAGGGGAGGGTGAAGAAGTTGGGGTGGGAGAATTGA
- a CDS encoding HipA N-terminal domain-containing protein, translating into MRQAQVTYKNEVAGTLTQLDDGSFVFRYDDAWWRNSDKPAISLTLPKKQQEYRADHLFPFFFHLLPEGANKEAVCFALRIDKEDHFGLLMQTAAHDTIGAVRIQKTAA; encoded by the coding sequence ATGAGACAAGCACAAGTAACCTACAAAAACGAAGTAGCGGGTACGCTCACGCAGCTCGATGACGGAAGCTTTGTGTTTCGCTACGACGATGCCTGGTGGCGTAATTCCGACAAACCAGCGATTAGTCTGACCTTGCCCAAAAAACAGCAGGAGTATCGGGCAGACCACCTCTTTCCTTTTTTCTTTCACCTCCTGCCGGAAGGGGCCAACAAGGAAGCAGTCTGTTTCGCTTTGCGGATCGATAAAGAAGACCACTTTGGGTTGTTAATGCAAACAGCGGCGCACGATACCATTGGTGCAGTACGCATTCAGAAGACAGCAGCATGA
- a CDS encoding helix-turn-helix domain-containing protein, with amino-acid sequence MHFENLINSLKARRDMLNVTQETLSELSGVGLRTLKQFESGKGNPTLATVSKLADALGLELCFQVINRE; translated from the coding sequence ATGCACTTTGAGAACTTGATTAACAGCTTAAAAGCGCGCCGCGACATGCTAAACGTCACCCAAGAAACACTTTCAGAACTTTCCGGGGTGGGTTTGCGTACGCTCAAGCAATTTGAAAGCGGGAAGGGAAATCCGACCCTGGCCACCGTGAGTAAATTGGCAGATGCGTTGGGGCTGGAGCTCTGCTTTCAGGTGATAAATCGTGAGTAA
- a CDS encoding helix-turn-helix domain-containing protein, with amino-acid sequence MYLSQNIKFLRKNNSLTQAEFGDKLGIQASQVTKYEKGTSDPPVAKLIQIADIFEVSLQDLVMTDLTTNPPQFSRPDKPYGTLDESGQNEMLERLNKELTKRILQLEDYVAKNDPDQARRWGIIE; translated from the coding sequence ATGTATTTAAGCCAGAATATCAAGTTTTTAAGAAAAAACAACTCCCTTACTCAAGCTGAGTTTGGAGATAAGCTTGGTATACAAGCTAGTCAGGTTACGAAATACGAGAAAGGAACAAGTGATCCTCCCGTTGCCAAACTCATTCAAATCGCAGATATATTTGAGGTAAGCTTACAAGACTTGGTCATGACAGACCTTACCACCAATCCACCACAATTTTCTCGCCCCGACAAACCCTACGGTACACTAGATGAGTCTGGTCAAAATGAGATGCTGGAACGCTTGAATAAAGAACTTACGAAAAGGATATTACAGCTCGAAGATTATGTAGCGAAGAATGATCCAGACCAAGCAAGGCGGTGGGGGATTATCGAATAG
- the cas2 gene encoding CRISPR-associated endonuclease Cas2 encodes MAHLICYDITKNPLRTRMGKKIIEFGLDRINKSVYLGTISKSSLTQLESWLSQEILTKGDPTDSCIIVRISAEQVQQMRILGLNELDLDELSGDKSTLIL; translated from the coding sequence ATGGCTCATCTTATTTGCTACGATATTACCAAAAACCCCTTACGCACCCGTATGGGTAAAAAAATCATTGAATTTGGCCTGGACCGTATCAATAAATCTGTATATTTAGGCACAATAAGTAAAAGTTCTTTGACACAATTGGAAAGTTGGTTATCCCAGGAGATTTTGACCAAAGGAGACCCTACCGATAGCTGTATTATTGTTCGTATCAGCGCAGAACAAGTACAACAAATGCGAATACTGGGGCTAAACGAACTTGACCTTGACGAGCTGAGTGGTGACAAATCTACCTTAATTCTATAA
- the cas1 gene encoding CRISPR-associated endonuclease Cas1, which translates to MQLILDTKGLTLAKKNGIFHVFNEKSERVISPGKLTSIAITANVRMEASAVLLAVKHEIPILFFNRIGKVQAKLWNPYFSTIASLRRGQVNFAQLPEATAWILDLFELKTLGQIENLQWIKQHHTSVGWQLSQTINTLKSNNRFEDFRGQILTHCQKNIMGVEGALANVYWTALGKSMPRKFRFNKRSRRPAEDVFNAVLNYLYGMLYSVVEGALFATGLDPQLGLLHADAHTKPTLAFDLIEPFRPWIDHLLITACFEQKLLPSHCSKNQYGIFLNKEGKAFIIPLFNDFLRSNRTFLGQESSNKNHIHFLSGKLAQRIRSVTNP; encoded by the coding sequence ATGCAACTCATCCTCGACACCAAAGGACTAACGCTGGCCAAAAAGAATGGCATCTTCCACGTTTTCAACGAAAAAAGCGAGCGGGTCATCAGTCCTGGCAAGCTGACGAGTATTGCCATTACGGCCAATGTTCGGATGGAGGCCAGTGCGGTTTTGCTGGCGGTAAAGCACGAGATTCCGATTTTGTTTTTTAATCGCATCGGTAAAGTTCAGGCGAAACTGTGGAATCCTTACTTCAGTACCATTGCCAGTCTGAGGCGTGGGCAAGTCAATTTTGCCCAGTTGCCAGAAGCTACCGCCTGGATATTGGACCTGTTTGAATTAAAAACACTGGGACAAATCGAGAACCTCCAGTGGATCAAGCAGCACCATACCAGTGTAGGCTGGCAATTATCCCAAACCATCAACACCCTTAAATCAAACAACCGTTTTGAAGATTTCCGGGGACAAATCCTAACCCACTGCCAAAAGAACATCATGGGCGTAGAAGGAGCGTTGGCCAATGTGTATTGGACAGCACTTGGCAAGAGTATGCCTCGTAAATTTCGTTTCAACAAACGGAGCAGGAGGCCCGCAGAAGACGTTTTTAACGCGGTGCTAAATTACTTATACGGCATGCTTTACAGTGTTGTGGAAGGAGCACTATTTGCTACCGGGTTAGACCCACAATTAGGACTCCTTCACGCCGATGCACACACCAAACCTACTCTCGCTTTTGACCTCATCGAGCCTTTCCGGCCCTGGATTGATCATCTATTAATAACAGCCTGTTTTGAGCAAAAACTGCTCCCTTCTCACTGCTCTAAAAACCAATATGGTATTTTTCTGAATAAAGAGGGAAAAGCTTTCATCATCCCTTTATTCAATGATTTCCTGCGTTCTAACCGTACTTTCCTAGGACAAGAATCCAGCAACAAAAATCACATCCATTTTTTAAGTGGAAAACTAGCCCAGCGTATTCGTTCTGTCACTAACCCCTAA